GGGTGCGTGGcgtgaggaggaggtggggggggggttggttggCGTGGGGCTGCTCCGCCGTTTGCCGGGGCTGGAAGTGCCGTGGGGTGATGCCGGGAGTGATGCTGGTAGGGAGAGACATGTCCCTGGGGACCCCGCCATCTCCCGGAACACCCCGAGGGGTGGCCGGACGCTGCAAGCTGCCGGTGTCCCCACGTCCCGGGGGGGTGACATACcacgctcccccccccccccgcaggaCACAGCCGGTCAGGAGCGGTACCGCACCATCACCACCGCTTACTACCGCGGTGCCATGGGCTTCATCCTGATGTACGACATCACCAACGAGGAGTCTTTCAACGCCGTGCAGGACTGGTGAGCGCCCGGATCAGGCTCCGGGGACCTCCCCTAACCGTGTCCgtgtccccctcccctccttcacGGGCATCCCCCGGCACCGTGCTCCCCCCCCGGCCATGAtttccctctctgccttccctgaaGGTCCACCCAGATCAAGACCTACTCCTGGGACAACGCCCAGGTCCTGCTGGTGGGGAACAAGTGTGACATGGAGGACGAGCGTGTCGTCTCCTCAGAGAAGGGCCGCCAGCTCGCCGAGCACCTGGGTGAGTAGGGGGGGCCACCCCGGCGCAGCCATCTTCCCACAGATAACTTAATTAGGGGCTTAATTCCCTCGCTGTAATTCTTCTGCTTCAATCGCAGCGGTGACTTGTCTGCctaacgaaaaaaaaaaaaaaataaggtgtAATTAAGCCGCGAGCACCGGGGTGTGATGGCGCTTTCTATTACAGCCCCATAAACCCGCCGCTGGCTACCGAGAGGTGCCGGGTGGGGAAAATGGGGTGTCCCCGAGTGGGTGCAGGGGCAGGTTGCAGCCGGGTGGTCCGGGCGTGCGGCACGCGCAGCGCTTTAAATATTTAACgaggggaggaggagctgcGTGAAAGGTTTCCGATGTTGGGCGGCTGGGTGCAGGGCGGCAGCGAGGTGGGGGTTTGCAGCCCTGATGTGTGTGTGTCGTttcgtgtcccccccccccccccccctttccgTGTCGTTCCCTCCCCTCAGGTTTTGAGTTTTTCGAGGCCAGCGCCAAGGACAACATCAACGTCAAGCAGACCTTCGAGCGGCTGGTGGACATCATCTGCGAGAAGATGTCGGAGTCGCTGGACACGGCCGACCCGGCGGTCACCGGCGCCAAGCAGGGCCCCCAGCTCACGGACCAGCAGGCCCCCCCGCACCAGGACTGTGCCTGCTAGGGccagccccccaccccaccccctcaccccccccaaaaatcgGTCAGTGCATCCCCCCTCccgctgctcccctccccaagcCCCTCTTCTTGGGGTCCCGCGGGggcttttgctgctgatacCTCCGAaagggctgcagcccctctaggagcccccccccccaattcagTTAGGCtgtgcccccccctccccttaatttatttttaagcctgGGCTGGTAGAAAACTCCCCCCGTTCTGCTTTTAATCGCTCCACGAGCCCCCCTCTCcgagaaatattattttctctgtctgttCGCCACCGCCGGCTCCCATCGCCCCTGGTCCCGTCCCTCCCCGGGGAGCAGGGACGGGCCCCCCTGGCCAGGGTGAGGGGGGCTCTGACGGGCCCCCCAAAACCTCACGTCCCGGCTGGGAACTCCCCgtgtcccctccccagcctggcagtggccctgcctgcccagagAGCTCCTGGGGGGCTCTTTGTGCCTggctctcctcccccccccccagatgGATGGATTATTTCCTAACTCTtgtttatttgtataaataGATGCTAATTTATGCTCCCGCCGTCTTCCTCCTTGTACATAAGAAAAACTCCGTGTAAATAGGCGTAGGAAGTGACGCTGTGCGCGTGACCTGCTGTGCTGTGGCCGTGTTGgtgcatttattattattattttttttttttctcccccctcagTGTGGTAACCTTGCTTGTGaatatcacttttaaaaaaatctattatttaaaggtttgaaaaaaaaaaaaaatgaaaaaaaataaaaccacatgaGCGAGGCCAGCCAAGCAAGCTGTAGCAAATTAGCCCCGGTTCGAGGACGACGGGGACCTTTGCAGAGCCCCCGGTTTTGGCTCGTGGGGGTGGCGAGCAGGGCTCGGAGGAACATCACTAATTTGCTACAGGGCGTTCGGCTCCTCCTGTGTTCCTGTAGTACCGTGCTTCTGTGGAGACTGTGAATAAGTGGATATTCCTGTAGCGATGACTGACCCGGAGGTCTTGCTGCcctctatttatttttcatggagcgctgtgtctttattttacagacttcccccccccccccagacccCAGCACCATCTTCCTCccatcttcctccctcccctttttcctattttttgtgAAGTTTACTTATGGAAGAGTTACACTGTACTGTACAAATGTCAAAAGTGTCAAAAGAGTACAATTTCCTAAAAATCACTGTATTAAAGAAATGTtgtgaagaaataaatcaaTGCTGATCACCGGTTCCTCGGGGTCATTGCAGGCGGAGAGGGGGGCAGTGGGATGGTCTCTCTCCTCGGTGTCGATAACCTCGGCTCTCCTCGGCCCCGCGCCGTCGAGCTCGTTGCCGGAGAGGAGCAAAACCGATCTGGTTTCTTAATTAGCATTCACCAAATGGCTCCTGCCGTGGCTCAGCAGCTTGGCTCGCTGCGGTGGGAGGGATGGTGTTCCCCCGGGGGTGTGTGGCAGGAGGGACGAGGACAGAGCTGTAAGTAAGGCacagctttaggaaaaaaaaatcacatttaggCAGTTTTCATCGATGCTGGAAATAAATAAGTTCCCAGGTTAGGGAGCGAGCGTCCAGTTGGCCCAGGGAGCTGCGGGGCTGGGATGAGAGGGATGCTATGGTCCAAACCCGGCAAAAAATTTGCCTTAAAAACCCCCAACCGCCTCCGCGTCGACTCTGCCGCTGTCAAACCCGGCGGCGAGCAGGCGGCCGCAATCACACCgctatttttataaaaatcgggtggctgcagcccagcccagcagagccCACGCGCGGCGCCGGGGAGGTGGGTGCAAGGTGGAGTGAGAAGGGAGCCGAGGCAGCAGGTGAGGAGGAGCCGAGTGACTTCTCCCCTCAGctccaagacaaaaaaaaaaagcagcagggaaagggctGAGGAGCA
This region of Gymnogyps californianus isolate 813 chromosome 24, ASM1813914v2, whole genome shotgun sequence genomic DNA includes:
- the RAB3A gene encoding ras-related protein Rab-3A, with the translated sequence MASATDSRYGQKESSDQNFDYMFKILIIGNSSVGKTSFLFRYADDSFTPAFVSTVGIDFKVKTIYRNDKRIKLQIWDTAGQERYRTITTAYYRGAMGFILMYDITNEESFNAVQDWSTQIKTYSWDNAQVLLVGNKCDMEDERVVSSEKGRQLAEHLGFEFFEASAKDNINVKQTFERLVDIICEKMSESLDTADPAVTGAKQGPQLTDQQAPPHQDCAC